The Nitrospirota bacterium genomic interval GAAAGCCAGGCAGCCCAGCTCCCTCAGCGTCTCCGCGATCCGGTGCGGCGTGATCGTTTTGGAGTGATACAGGACCAGCACGCTTCCGGTCACCGCATTGGCACGGACGTGTGTGATGCCCTTCACCTTCGCCAAGGCCTTCTCGACCTGGGACGCCTTCATCGGGGATCGCTTGATCTCAGGGACTTTGATACGCACGCGCCCGTCAAGCATATGCAGGAAGTAGCCGCCTTCCATAAGAATCTCCTTCCTCCCGCGCCCAGGGTTGTTTAATGCGCCGGTCCCACGTTAGCGCGACATATCCCCATCCATACACAATGGATAGGGTAGTGAAAACTCGTTACACCGAGTATTCGGCTCTGTTAATTTTCTGTAAACTCTCGGGGTTTCCGTTCCCATCTTCTCCGCGGGGAGGGGGCGGAGAGCAGCATTCTTCGCGCCGCGA includes:
- a CDS encoding HMA2 domain-containing protein, encoding MEGGYFLHMLDGRVRIKVPEIKRSPMKASQVEKALAKVKGITHVRANAVTGSVLVLYHSKTITPHRIAETLRELGCLAFNETPPQRSRRLSDFVVQSVAEQLLQRALLALL